In Desulfofustis limnaeus, the genomic stretch GTAGCGGTTTTGTTCCCGAGCGAGCACCTGCACGGCCCTGATCCGTTGTTCACGGGAGGCGGCCAGCTCCGCGGCCCGGATCGGATTGCGACGCAGGATGTAGCGGACGCCGTGCTGCTCAATCTCACAGAGATCACGGTCGAACAAACCCAACTGCAGAACCCCGCTGTTCAGCATCGCCCTGATCTGCGGCTTGGTGATCGCCGTGATATAGTGAAAACCGGCTGACTGCAGTTCTTCGACCTGGGCGCTCTTGATCATGCCCCGGTCACCGACCATGGTCACCCGCTGACAACCGAAGTGCCGGGCGGTGGTCTCGATCTGGGCACCGAAGGTTTTGAGGCCGGTGGTGTTGCCCTGAAAGACCCGGACTGAGACCGGGGTACCGTCGTCGCTGCAGAGCAGGCCGATGACAATCTGTTTCTTGCCCCGCTTCTTGTCCCGGTTGTACCCCCAGTCGCCGAGTTCATTGTGATCGCCTTCCAGGTAACTGGAGGTAACATCATAGAGAAACAGCGTCGGGGCGTGGTCTCCGAAGGTGTGCCTGAACAGTTTCTGTTCCATGGCGTCCTGTTGCTCGCAGAGCCAGTCCAGGGCCTGGTAGAGATCATCTTCGGTAAACGAGTCAACGCCGAGCAGCTCGCCGACCGCATGTTCTTCAGCCAGGCGGACCGCACTCAGCCGTGAGCCTTGCTCGATCAGTCGAGCCATGATCATCCACAGGCAGAGCAGACCGTTGCGCGACGTGCCGACGATGGCATCCAGGCCCAGCTTGCGGCAGAGGTGCAGCAGGACCCACACGGCGCCCACCGAGCGGCCTTGTTTTTGTTTGACACTGCTGCCCAGCAGGTGTTCAAGTTCCTGTGGGTTGTCTTTGTGCTTCAGAGCCAGCACGATGGCCTGAATGACGGCCTCCGGGTATTTGGTCAGGTTGAGCAGGGTTCGCTTCTTGA encodes the following:
- a CDS encoding IS1634 family transposase, with amino-acid sequence MYIERVKSRQGGKVYTQILLRESYRERGENGSKVKKRTLLNLTKYPEAVIQAIVLALKHKDNPQELEHLLGSSVKQKQGRSVGAVWVLLHLCRKLGLDAIVGTSRNGLLCLWMIMARLIEQGSRLSAVRLAEEHAVGELLGVDSFTEDDLYQALDWLCEQQDAMEQKLFRHTFGDHAPTLFLYDVTSSYLEGDHNELGDWGYNRDKKRGKKQIVIGLLCSDDGTPVSVRVFQGNTTGLKTFGAQIETTARHFGCQRVTMVGDRGMIKSAQVEELQSAGFHYITAITKPQIRAMLNSGVLQLGLFDRDLCEIEQHGVRYILRRNPIRAAELAASREQRIRAVQVLAREQNRYLAEHPRADEAIAIRKVWEKEARLGVDECIKATCTNRTITVQVNEAYLAEVEELDGCYAIKTDLPAEAASMKTVHDRYKDLIQVEQAFRTCKTGHLEVRPIYVRKESRTRGHVFVVMLAYLVRQKLAAAWRDLDLTVEEGLKKLTSLCAMEQEIDGQQTGGVLSVPKPRPSLAALFSALAITPPSALPRSHGHVASRKKLPTRRKEK